The Gemmatimonadaceae bacterium nucleotide sequence CGTTGATCAGGTGGACGTCACCGTGTCACTGGCAAACGGCGCGCAGTTCGTGATGACGCGGCTCGTGCCCGCCCCCACGGGCACCCGGTGATGCGCACCCGTCGACGCACCGGATTCACCCTGCTGGAAGTGATCCTCGCGCTCATGCTGACCGCCGTCTCCGTGACGATCGCCGGCAGCGCGCTGCGCACGGCCACGGTAGCACGCGAGCGCATTGCGGAGCATCGGGATACGCTGGAGCGCGAGGGTCGACTGCGGGCGATGCTCACCGACATGCTCCGTCATGCGCCGAGCGCGGAGTCGGTGGACGAACCGCTGCTGCGTGTGCGGCGCACGCCCACAGGTTCGACCGAACTGGTGTTCCTGTCGCAAGGTGTGCAGGCGCCGTTTGGCACCGGCCGGCTCTGGCGCGTCTCGTTGCGCGTGGCCGACGCCGGTGTCGTCCTGGACGCGCAGCCAATCGGCGCGGCCGTCGAGCGGACGTCGTTGCACGCGAC carries:
- a CDS encoding prepilin-type N-terminal cleavage/methylation domain-containing protein — encoded protein: MRTRRRTGFTLLEVILALMLTAVSVTIAGSALRTATVARERIAEHRDTLEREGRLRAMLTDMLRHAPSAESVDEPLLRVRRTPTGSTELVFLSQGVQAPFGTGRLWRVSLRVADAGVVLDAQPIGAAVERTSLHATVGSLHALSVRLLEHGGGIGGAQWREDWPLVQSRPASIAIGFGDERAHPPLVVALDPLATLASRR